The window TATCCAGGTGTTTTAGTAGGAGAAGCTCTTCGTAAATTGAATTTCGAAACTGTTACtttttcatgtacatgtagctttagTAGCTTACCGATGAGCACTTGTCTGTAGGTGTCTCTGAAGATGTTCATGTAGTAACGCTGGGCAGAGTTGTAGCCGTCTTTCATTAGTCCAGCCAGTTTGCGCTCCCCGTACCGAGTGATGTCACCCTGCAGGGACACAGGTGTAGTAGTATTATGGAGTATACAAGCACACAAGAATTGATCAACAGTCAATAGTTTATAGTACAGTATAAAAGCAAGCTGTAGGCTATAATTAAAGTAAACACACAAAGAAAACAAGCAGAGAATGCAAAATTCACACCAGCTGCAtgtaacatacatgtacatagagcCCATGCACTCACTTTCATGGCCACAGTGCCAGTGTACTGTTTGCTGACAATGTCACCATTGTTGCCCCACATCTCCTTAAAGGAGGTAAGCGTGGAGCCCTCCAGCCTCTCCTCAAAAGGAATCACTCCCAGCTTCTGAAGCTGCAAACAAACACATGAATGTAGAAGTTTACATAAACACGAGTGTGTATATATTACATGTAGGTAGAGGAGTTCATATAAATATCAAGATAATAAATACTGGAAGAGCTTACTGCAGTCTGTAGCACATCTCTGGCGAACACAGACTGTGTGACGTTGGTTCTGTCCAGACAGTCCATACAGTTGACTCGATAGACGCTCTCCTGCctgcacagcacactgcccgaGGGGTCGTTGTCATCAGAGACTGATTGGTCCATGTCTAACCTGTGCGTACGTACAATAGAAGAGGGGAGACGAATGTGTTAAATTCAAAATTTCATCGGGGCCACACTTGATTAAACGGGGAGGCAGTACTAGGGATTGCaggcacttgcaacagagatttGCCTGACAGCAAAACCAACGATTAGAGCTTGCACTTTTAGGGCCAAGCTGTAGTAGAATAATTTCGGCCACTTCTACACCTAATCTactaagccaccaccctaaccactaagccacacctattctgTCCCTAGTCATAACACCTCTTAGTCatcacatacacatacatacagatACAGCAGTGCTCATTCtagacttacatgtacatgtaaagttTGGCCAAACTGAAAAATACCATTCttcatatgtacatgtatatgcaacaATTTGATAGACTGTACGTGTACTTTATAGGGTGAGAGGGCAACCCCATGCCTAGAGAGGTTCAAAGAGAGTCTGCTAAAAATGGTTATCAGTTCATGCTTGCAGTTACTTTCTACATCTTTCTACATGTTACCTAGACAGTACAGTGGAATCCCTCTATAATGGGGAGCAATATTTTGGTCATTATACAGAGGAACTAAGCAGTGATGTAGCCAACATGTAAATCCTTACCAACAGAATCTCATTTTCCTTGTGATGTCTTGAGTTTTTCTGAGCAGAAGCTTCAGTGCAGTACTCTGCCTGGTCTTACTACAaggcgggggggggggggggggggaaaggTGAGGTACTATAGAATCATCGAACTAGAATTATAACTAGACATCATTTTTACCACAACCACTTACAAGTGATGATGGAAATCAAACACAATGTAGGTGATCTTTGGATTATTCATTTCCAGAATATGCTTCTCATAGGCATCCGATAACACCTGTGGAGATATACAAATATTCATGAAAAGCAATTCTCGACAGTTTAATTTGCCTTCTCTTTTCCCGACTGCTTCACAAGATTCACCACAACCTgtacagtacaaaggtcattcATTCCACACAAAGGGTACAAAGTACACTAGCACACTCACCATTTCCTGGTAAAGATTCAGTTGAGTGTCGAAATGTTTTTGAAATGCCTTCTGAGTATCCTCATCATCTGAACAATACGCAGTATATACTATGATGTCATACACTCTCATATTTGGTATACATAACATACAGTACAGGGTCTTTGAACTGGAAAACTTAAAACTTTCAACGTACTAAAGAATAATTTAAGCTTCAATGCTATACACAACGCATTGACTGCACAGAGATCTGAAAGTGTGACTCCAAAACTTACTGCTCTCAATGATGGGGAGTGGTCTGTACTTGTACCCGGGCTGTGTCCAGTAAACCGGGACTGATCCCCTCACGATGACGTAGGACACCACATGAGCACCACACTGAACCAACATCTCCGTCTCCACATTGTTGGCCACGTTACCAGTCTCATCCACACCTCTCCGTCGATAACGGGTGCCTGTGGTGGGTATGGGTGTGTGGTATGGGGGTGTGGTATGGGGGTTAGGCAGTGGAGGAGTGGGGGGTGCAAGCATGCATAGGTATGATAAATACATTGTAGCCCAGCGAATAACATGGCACCCGTGCTCCTACTCTAGAAATGAGTATATATACTAATGAATCTTGGCTATAACACACAACATACAAGCAAAATGAATAGCACTACACCATCTGGTGGTCTAACAGCTCACCTGCTCTGTGTCTGCTTCGCCTGGATACGATGGCCAGTGTGAATGTGGGGGATGGACTCTCCTCCTCCCCCGCAGACCTTTCACTCAACATCCCCTCTTTCCTCACAGATACCCACCCCTCCTCCTCACTAGCACGAGCTGAGGAGCTTGCAAAATAGTCTGATTCGAAGTTAGACAGGTCTGATTCGGGTCTAAGTCTGTTGGGTGTCAGCCCATTAGTTTGGTCTCCAAGACGATCCTTCAACAGGTCTTCACAGAGAGATGATAAGGAAGGGACAGGTTTCTCCCCCTCAGCTTGACAGTCGTCATCAATCACTATAGTAACTTTGCTCGCCTCAGAGGTCAATATCTCAGGAGCTATAAGATCATCTTGTTCTTTTTCAGACCTCTTATCCTTTATTTCTGGTATTTCCTCACGTGCCTGGTCTAAGTGTTGAGTAGCTGCCTCTGAAACTCTCTCTATTATCACTTCTTGATCAGTTTCGTTCATATCCCTCATCATCAACTTGTCAATGTCTTCTTGTTGGTCACTGTCTCCGTCGCTCTCACTGTCTGTCTCATAACCAGACCCAGACAACTCGGACTGAATGGCTGCACATGGACAAAGAGACAGTGAGCATCACAGTACAGAACCAAGTGAGCATCACAGTACAGAACCaaggtgtggtgtgtggcGTATAAATTAGAGGGTGGTATAAATTTTCACAGTCTTTGCTATTAAACAtataccgcaaacatttatacccacaacatttattattgcatgcatgcatgctgcagaatactgctattccgcaaaaacctttctaatgGTCATtctgcgaaaatttataccctcaaaatatacccgttATACGATAATTTCCTCAAGACTCTTATACAAAATGTTCAACTGAAAGCATTGGCTTACTGTTCAGagagtcttgttcttttagAGCGAGGTCAGAGGAGGACAGAGTAGTTAGTCCAAAAtcaaggtcagaggtcaagctcATCCTCTTCTCAGCATACCTACAATGGCGACAGTTATAGCTGTACTGTGATTACCGGAGGGAGGGAGGTGAGCTTAACACATATATAGTAGCTGAAGGTAGGGTATGTACCCGTAAAGagaacatacatacatgtacgtacttattGTTCCAGCCTGGCTGCAAGATGTCGGGGGTGTCCTTTGTGGTGATAGGGATCTGACGGATCTCAACGTAGCCTTGGATGATAGGCAGTATCCACTCGTCCGAAACATCACCCTGGatacagagagagggggggggcataATATCAATCAACGGACTAGTGAAAAGTGCTATATGTACAGTGCAACCGTATTTAGATCAATTTGGTGTAGTTGCACACTTTGTTGGTTGAACAGAATCAGTATGTTTGACCCACTACAACATTCTTGGCACAGTATTGGCTATTAGACACTTGATACCACATGCAATAGTTACCTGATAGTTCTCTATAAGATCTGTTAGCATCCACTTGTTCCAGAAGAAGCGTTCATCCACCTACACAGTTAATATAAGTCAACTAACATGTTGATGTATGATACCGAAACGTATGCTTCAATGTCTTGGATGCTGATAAACTAAACTAGACATAGAGGGGCCAACAGTCTATTCAAGGAATAGTGAGTTTGCACACAACGTAAGTGGAAACACTCAAGCAGCCTTCATAACAATAAACATACAGTTTTCCACAGAGGCAGATGTTTATTGTTGCTCTGCTCAGTCTTCCTCTGGAGGTTTTGTGTCAGGTCAAAGTCGGTGGAGAAGTAGAAGGATCGCGAATCATTAAACATCCCCAGTAAGGCctgcacatacatacacatgtaacAGACAATCACTCACAACCAGCTGTAGAATACTAGCAGAGGTACAGTAAGTAACCCTGGATGGCTACAGagtctgatctgacttgcttACTCTGTGGCATACTTCAGTGTATTTAGATCCTACTGGCTAGTGCTAATGCAAGGGTTGTATGACAGACAACTTACCTCTGTTAGCCTCTTCTCTACTTTCTCTCTGTCCTTGAGTTCCTTGGGTTTCTCAGAATCAGTCACAAAGCTCATGAACTTCTCTTTAAATGTAGGTGAAGAGGGGCGACCGGTAGATGACCCTGTTGCCATGTCATTAAGCTCCACCCCCAATCCCGGCAGTGATATGAACACTGCTGGCTTTTCAAATTTTTCAGAAGCCTGTAGGAGAAATGAGAGAGATAAGAGAGAATGTATGTAGGACTGGTACTATAATATATCACTGTACAAATTGTCCAATGGTAGTGTAATTCAATACATAAGCATTCAAATACTTCAGATACACTGTTTGGGAACTCACTAACGATGGGACAAAGAAGTAATTGCAGACAACTCTAGCTCCTATTCACGTTTAACtacaaccccctccccccccacacacacacagggccgTGTTGTACTCCATCAATTCTAACTCCTATTCATATTCaacaacccccctcccccccacacacacacagggccgTATTATGAGCTCTAGCTATCAATCAAGTTGTACCCTTCCAATGGCTGTACTTACTGTACGTACCTCAAGTCCGACAATCTCAACAGATGGTTCGGTTGTTAAGGGGATAATGGTGATCTtgtccacacagtacaccttACCCCCCTGAGGCAAGGTGCCCACACAGGTGGCTTGAGTGATGAGCAGCAACTTCCATTCTCCATCTAGAGAGAAATAATATACTCAtttcatgcataataattatgagtgaaTGCCATTCTTTATATGCAAGCCATAACTATAGTATTAGAGTGAGTACTTTAGAACTGCTTCAAAAGACGCACattacacaaattaatgttagaCTTTCAGGGTTGACCAAGGAAGCACCAAATGAATCAACTAAGGAGAGGCTAGAGTATGTAAAGTTATACTAGAGAAGTGTGGGGATCAGGTAATTACATGTGTTCTAATTTGGTGACACAAGACATACAATAACTGCAAACGACAGCTATACACATCTGTAATAGGCTGTAAACAAACAATGTCTGTAGTTTTATATCCGACAAAATACCCACACAACACCAGTCATTGGCCGGCTGTCACACATATGTAATACACAGCGATACGTTAAGGCTTCACATAGTACATTGATGTGGTTAAATATAAAACCTATACTCATACGTACTCACCAGTGAAAAATCTTATCTTTCCGATACATCCCCACACTGGCCCATGATGAGATGTAGACTCAGCATGGTTTGCATCAAACTCTGCTCAAAGAGAGTAACCAATAAACATCATTGATACACTAGCAGCTCTCTCATACCTGAGCCTAGTAACAGCTCTCCTGATCTCTTACAGCACCACACAGAGCTCTGCCCTCGACTCAGTATGACGTGGTCTGTAGTAACGAATAGGTCTATCAAACTAATCTCTGATGTATCCATCCCGTAGTTCagcacagtacagtacagtcgaGTCTAGTACAGTATAAAAGAAGTGATGACAGTCTAGTCATGAAGGTGGCAGGAAATGGACAGAGAATTGTCATTAACACCGGAAGTAAACAAAAAAGGTCAAAGATCAGGTGAATTAAtagtagttgggcgtggcccgaccaacactagcctcgagaccaggctaATCGCGGAGTTCATGTCAGAACTGCAAATCACCTGAACTCAGCATCCACATACATTAGTAATTTTTTTGCCATTATTTTTCCTTCTATTTTGTCTAGCTAGCTTTGTATCTCACCCTCTAACCTTTACATGAAAAATGACGATAAAAAAAAAAGGCCTGTTACGGCCCCGTACGGCCGTAAAACAGGCATGAAACGCTGCCTCAAATTTTCCAGCGGCGCTCCGCGCGCCGCGCCGGAGGCAGTCCCACGTGTACTTGGGTCATTCGCACCGGAGGTTTCGCACTACCCAAGTGACCCCCAAACCTACTCCACTGATAAGATGTCTAGCAGTAGCAATAGCAGTACGGATGTGGGAATTGAAGAGCTAACACAACAAATTGATGAGCTAACACAACTAAAGCTGAAGAAAATGAAGGTAACCATTTCATAGACAAAATTACCTGCCTGTAATATCGTTGTTTGTTTTGTAGTCCAAGGAACAACCAAGGAAAAGGAGAAAAAAAGAGCCAAGTTTTCCCAAAACTGGCAAAAGCAGCTGTTCTAGTAGTGTCAGTACACAGGCCAAAAAGACGTTACGTTCGGATCTCGACAACGAATGTCCTCCCTGTTGTCACTGGTTTGCACTTGCGTTGTATGAGCTATATTGTACACTAGATAGTCAAGACAAATCTGATAATATAAGTGTTGAATTTCTAACCAATGGCAATAATTACACTATAAAAAGAGTTCACCTGGATCGATGTATAAAAAGCTTACTGAGGTCCATGAACAAAAAACAAAGAACTTTCTAATGGGAGTAAGAAGTAACCCCTTGCTTTGTAGTGCTGAAATTACCTACATGGGTTTGTTATCCAGGGCGATTGACAATTTCCTATTTGCTGAAGATGTAAATGAAGGAGCTAGTTTTCACCAATTTCCTACCAGAATACGCGATAAAAAAATTGATAAAGCAGATATACTGGTTGTCTCATTACCGgatttaatttaatttataCTCATGTTTACATTCTTGTCCTCAATGTTTACAATCTCTTGTCCTAAAAACAAACTATCTCATGTTTACATTCTTAATAAGcctgtacgtatgtgtgtgggggggagttgtgtacagtacattggcTATATGTAGCGATATTAGACTaattttcgtttttgctgttggtcaagcgaatgcagagatacagcgtTTTGAAGAACCTAGCCAGCCAGTAAAATATttgtacaaaaatttaccgcatTCGTACTGtacttgggcgggacttatgaaatttgtcaaaaatgatcttaaagttagcatatctgCTGAACCGCTTGGTCTACTCTCTTTGAAATAGACTCAGGAGTTAACATTGTAACGATTTGATATCTATTATATatgaagtttataatgtttctgtaatgtatatctttCCAGTGtgatgtctcctgcttcagagTGTTCTTTTATtaaccatgctatcttttcACTATTGTATCATGTGtcagaactctcatcaatgtccaccttatgcttgtatctgtttcttgatctttaaTTAAACAACTTTTCCgtcaatttcatttggtctAAATAGATTTAAGGCCACGCAACTATAGATCTATGATGCAACTCTGTTAACAACTTCCAGTGGATTACTCCTGTCTTGTTTcgtgtgcaaattgaatcgGTTCTTGCAATTTGATAGTTTTTGTAGATTGCATTGTTGTCCCTGCAATTCCCTCCAATATTTcttcaacagaggctttcagTGAGTAACTTTTAAGAAATAATtacagctattggtacacttggGCTTGATTTGACTGCATTTCCATTCTTAGTTCCACCCACCaatccatgcaatatgtgattccgcaagaaatGAAAGCGTATTGGAGCagcaactttttgcataatcccctagagctagagagagttaaagatgaaagacatgcttcacttgtgtttttgttctgTTTGATTGACAAAATATGATGATTACTTTTGTGAAAAAATCACACATATGTAGAACAAGCATCAAATGCTAAAAAACTGTTAATTCTACGCTATttttttacccctgggaacaCCTGTTTTTTGCTAGGCTCTTCCAGAGCTAGCTTACGGAtagcccttcttgttcactcactttctggtccTGTTTCCTACCatttagcctcgaatccacgctgATTAAACCTAGAggcgacaggcgcggtgcagctcaagtacgTACAACGATCTACAAGCAGAGCTACATCGTCACCACGCACTCTCTCCCCGAGGtgtctggcctcgagactaccTCCTTCTGGACCTGAGCATCCAAAATAGCGTATTGCTTTTCCCTCACTGTTTGTAAAATTAAAAAGTGCAATAAAATGGAGGCTGAACCAAGCCTAATTACAAAGATCTTTATTCAAAGAGACTACACTTATGGAACTGGTGTGAGATTCCGTGAAGATGTCCCTCAAGAGCTTTCTGGAAAGGTAAGCTTATGGCTGAGGAATATGGTTGATTGTAAAGTAACTTTACAGATTGAACCATCAGTGTACAAGGAAACTTTGGAACATGTAAATGAGATATTTGAAAAAGCTGAGGCTATGAGTTGTAGGACCATCACTGAGGGTTGCTTCAGCTGTATAACTGGATACACACTGCACTACTGCTTCAAGACTTATTATGAACGAGTGAGTTCAATATTAGATACTAGATATACAGTTTAGTTATTATTTTGTTCATCAGATTCATTCATTTTGTGTGACGTTACTTTCTTTACAGTGTGTGGAAGAAGTGGCGAGATACCTACAACAGCAAAACGACAGCGTGTATTTGAACAAAGGCATCACTTTTGGCGACCCCATGGATCGAGGCTTGAGATGTGTATCCCACTGTTACCTATGACTGCATGCTCACTGTACTGCTACTCTAATTGTATACTTGTACACTACATTAATGtagaaccataattatgaggaaAGCATTAGGATAGCAGTGTCCGCTGTTTTCAGTAAACTATTGTAGTGtgtaattttcgctgttttcgagGGTTACCAATCCTCCACAACAATTGTTtgttaattagaattatctgctgtaACATGCAAATATGGAAGGCGTGACCTGGTAGTAGTGAACCCACgaaatttattcaacgaaatACTTTTAGAGGCATTCCACAGAATTTAAGAGTCTCGAAAATATCACGCTATATGGTGGATAAACTACAATTGAATAGTTCTGGGAATAGTGTCGTATTTAATCTCTCCTTGACTCGTTTAACAGATGGAGGTGGTCATTGCAAGGACGCCAAGAGAGACCAACATGTGACATCATTCACAGTGAACTGATATCAAACATTGTGTAATAGTCAATCAATGTACAAATGCTATTTTGTTTTTATGTCATCCTGTTTCCTGTTATACtattactgtataattatagtgttgtttATGTGTATCACAAATTTCATTATTACTTGAATAATTTTATGAAAAATGATTACGATTATACAACACTTAATTCACAAATTAATTGGTAAAGGTCACACAACACATTTAATAACCTTGTCCTCCTACGTAGGCACTGTATAGCCAAACAATATTTCCAATAATACATACACAGTTTTCTTCAGAGAGTAGACAAATCTCGAGAATAAAAACTTGCTCCGCTGTTTCTTTTGCATACTAATCACATTAACCCCCTCTTCCATATAAGGCACCAACGACTGAGCTTGTAGTGTGATATGCGTAGAGCCCATTCCACTGACAAATGTAGCGTTGAACTTCAAGTATGTGCCCGACTGCAACTTAACAACAGTATCCAGGAAGGAAGTATCGGCTAGAAGAGTGGCCGGTATCGGATCATACGTGGTCTTGTTTGTGAGGTTGAGTCTGAGTTCAATATCGAATGTGTACTGAAGATTAtgatgaaaattgcagcctgcGTAGATGCATGTTGGATTATCTTTATCATCACCACACATGGGCTCGGAACTCCCAAAGAGACAGGTCAGTGCAGTCTGTATTGGTGACGGTAGCGAGTGCAAAGATAGCGCTCCATTGTCAATGATGTTAGACATTTTCACTTCAACAATTATTCCATTGGCTTCAAAAACACGATCTTTTAGATGGT of the Halichondria panicea chromosome 2, odHalPani1.1, whole genome shotgun sequence genome contains:
- the LOC135331685 gene encoding phosphatidylinositide phosphatase SAC2-like; this translates as MDTSEISLIDLFVTTDHVILSRGQSSVWCCKRSGELLLGSEFDANHAESTSHHGPVWGCIGKIRFFTDGEWKLLLITQATCVGTLPQGGKVYCVDKITIIPLTTEPSVEIVGLEASEKFEKPAVFISLPGLGVELNDMATGSSTGRPSSPTFKEKFMSFVTDSEKPKELKDREKVEKRLTEALLGMFNDSRSFYFSTDFDLTQNLQRKTEQSNNKHLPLWKTVDERFFWNKWMLTDLIENYQGDVSDEWILPIIQGYVEIRQIPITTKDTPDILQPGWNNKYAEKRMSLTSDLDFGLTTLSSSDLALKEQDSLNTIQSELSGSGYETDSESDGDSDQQEDIDKLMMRDMNETDQEVIIERVSEAATQHLDQAREEIPEIKDKRSEKEQDDLIAPEILTSEASKVTIVIDDDCQAEGEKPVPSLSSLCEDLLKDRLGDQTNGLTPNRLRPESDLSNFESDYFASSSARASEEEGWVSVRKEGMLSERSAGEEESPSPTFTLAIVSRRSRHRAGTRYRRRGVDETGNVANNVETEMLVQCGAHVVSYVIVRGSVPVYWTQPGYKYRPLPIIESNDEDTQKAFQKHFDTQLNLYQEMVVVNLVKQSGKEKVLSDAYEKHILEMNNPKITYIVFDFHHHFKTRQSTALKLLLRKTQDITRKMRFCWLDMDQSVSDDNDPSGSVLCRQESVYRVNCMDCLDRTNVTQSVFARDVLQTALQKLGVIPFEERLEGSTLTSFKEMWGNNGDIVSKQYTGTVAMKGDITRYGERKLAGLMKDGYNSAQRYYMNIFRDTYRQVLIDLMQGKSPVEAFSSLPSSMQGTDEMDDMHTELPQVTPTLTAPTFEVGPEEQLPMSVLYKEEAVLDIVQHCKKEVFPNKSLHLQAWALMEAAGHSLVNSSTKEELCILIQCRENSQLTFVSYSMEVEQVVCLLRIPMDNITKIVIGPLGMVQLRSSRRLHMRIYYSFEDTTYYLTLRTVSSSPTEDDKAVLLGIADALSFLQPGIQVSEHKLPKKKSPEHYGIVYLMVSNSFVKSLDEQQSNNISSEGHVTCAVTTELSRVPSNESFASDTKYAELESEQSSIGYEKPLNARCRSCDDILSATTLSPTIPMVTVSRPLNPTGSLNIANGLRQSNSDSRLRETIEDSGTMKRASSDTMLSSIEEDTMEERFTKFTGRLFQNLLKVGKSLKQRTSPTKHKITVDDIEPQINETERKETNKDSDSKRPKKLQRFRTKAGSGRSIPQNEPSEEEVVKNEKRAQSKSKIIIV
- the LOC135331707 gene encoding golgin subfamily A member 7-like gives rise to the protein MEAEPSLITKIFIQRDYTYGTGVRFREDVPQELSGKIEPSVYKETLEHVNEIFEKAEAMSCRTITEGCFSCITGYTLHYCFKTYYERCVEEVARYLQQQNDSVYLNKGITFGDPMDRGLRCMEVVIARTPRETNM